Sequence from the Luteibacter aegosomaticola genome:
CTACGTGGAACCAGCCGCCGCCGGCCTCGCCCGCGAAGACCGCGTGCAGTTCGAGCGCCTGGGCTTCTTCGTGGCCGACATGCACGACCACACGCAGGACGCCCCGGTGTTCAACCGCGTGGTGACGCTGCGTGATTCGTGGGCGAAGCAGGGCTAAGCATGCTGTACACACAGGTCCACCTCACCCTGCCCGCCTGGGTCCACGAATTCGTCGACACCACGAAAACCTACGAAGGCGATGACGCGAAGGTAAGGCTCGCCATTGAGCTCTCCGGGCGCAACGTCGAGGCGGTTTCCGGTGGCCCGTTCGGTGCGGCCGTGTTCGATGGCAACGACCGCATCGTTGCCGTCGGCGTGAACCGCGTGGTGCCGCACAGCTGCTCCGTAGCGCACGCCGAGATGATGGCGTACATGCTTGCGCAGCAGCGCATGCAGCGCTTCCGCCTCAATGAAGATGGCGGCCACTTCACCCTGGCGACCAGCTCGCAGCCGTGCTGCCAGTGCTACGGCGCCACGGTATGGGCCGGCGTCGATACGCTCCTGATCGGCGCACGCGCCAGCGATGTGGAAGAACTCACGACCTTCGACGAAGGCCCGCTGCCGGCCGATTGGGTCGGTGAGCTGGTGCGCCGCGGCATCGCGGTGCGCACCGACATCCTCCGTGATGAAGCGCGCGAGGTCCTCCGCCATTACGGTGAGATCGGCGCCGCCTACTAAGGCGCCCCACGCCCCCGCCGTCCTGGCGGGGGCGACCTGGCCACTCGGGCTACCCCTTCCCGACCTAAGGCGCCTGCCCCGCAAACTGCGCTAGGCTTAGGCCGCGCGCCGGCCTGGGCGGCGCCCAGGGGACAGGCATGCGGGATGGATCGGCTTCTTGGCTGGAAAAGGTGTGGCGGCGCACATCGCTGGTGCAGCGCCTGACCTGTGTCGCGCTCGCGCCCACCGCGATCAGCGCGGTGCTGCTGGTCACCCTGCTGACCCGCCACCAGATGGATACGCTGCACGAGATGGGCCGCTCGACCGCGGACGCTATCGCCCAGCAGGCCGCCACCGTCTCCGGTGAAGCCCTGCGCAGCGAACAGCGCCGCGAGCTCGGCCGCATCGCCCAGTCCATCGTGCAATTGCCGCAGGTCTCACGCGTGCGCATTACCGACCGCGACGGCGAGATCCTGGCCGATCGGGTGAACGGCGCCGTCGAGGATGATGACAACCTGACGGTATCGCGCGACGTGCTCGATCCGGTGAGCAGCCGCGTGGTGGGTTCGGTCACCGTAGACGTGAGCGTGGAGGATGCCGTGGCCGCCCAGCGCGCCAGCGTCCACAACGCGCTGATCTGGCTTTCGCTCAGCCTGCTTATCGCCATCATGATCGGTTGGTCGGCGGCCCGCTGGATGAGCGCGCCGTTGCGTAACCTGGCGATCGCCGTGCGCCAGCTCGGCCTGGGCGACCGTACCGTCGTGGTGCCGGTCACCGACGACACCGAGATCGGTGACCTGCAGCGCGGCTTCAATGGCGCGGCGTCGAAACTGCTGCATGCTCAGATCGGCATGGAGCGCGAGATCGCCACGGCTACCGACGAGCTCGCGCGAAAAAACGCCGCGCTTGAGGCGGCTAGCGTAGCCAAGGCACGATTCCTTGCCGCCGCCTCGCACGACCTGCGCCAGCCGCTCTATGCGTTGACCCTGTTTTCCTCGGGCCTGGCCGTCGATGAGTTCGACCCTGTCCGCCTGAACCGCATCGCCCACATCCAGGAGTGCGTCGAATCGCTCGATCATCTGTTCAGCGAGCTGCTCGACCTGTCGCGGCTGGATACCGGTGCGATGAAAGCCGTACCACGTGATGTCGCGCTCGACGATGTGTTCGAGGAAGTGAGCGTGAACTTCCGCATGGTGGCCGAGCAGCACGACCTGCGCCTCGTCGTACGCACCACCGGCGCGTGGGTCCGTACCGACCGCACCATGCTTGCCCGCATCCTCAACAATCTTGTGAGCAATGCCCTTCGCTATACGCGCTGTGGTGGCGTGCTGGTTGCCGCCCGCCGCAGGGATGACGGCAAGGTGCGTATCGATGTTTGGGACACCGGCCTGGGCATCCCGCGCGAGCACGTGGCGCACATCTTCGATGAGTTCTACCGGATCGAGAGCGGCCCGGAAGCGGGCCGCCCGGAAGGCACCCGGCGTGGCCTGGGCCTCGGCCTTTCGACCGTGCAGCGCCTGGCCGGCCTGCTTGGCACCGAGGCTACGGTGACCTCGAAACCCGGCAAGGGCAGCGTCTTCTCCATCATCCTGCCCGAGGTGGCCGCCAACCCGTTGCCCGAAGCCCCACAGGCGGCGGCACCCGAGCCTGGCGTGCCGCGGGATGTGGCCGGCATGCGTGTACTGGTGATCGACGACGAGCCCAGCATCCTGGCTGGCATCAGCTACCTGCTGGGCAGCTGGGGGTGCGAGGTGATGACCGCGGAAGATGCCCAGCAGGCCATGGAGGCCGTGCACCTGTGGATGCAGCCGCCCGACCTCGTCATTTCGGACCTGCGCCTGCGCGAAGGCACCGGCCTGGACGTGCTGGCCCTGCTCGATCGCTACTACCGGCGCCGACCGGGGGATCCCCCGCCGTTTGCCCGGGTGCTGATCACCGGCGAGACCCGCAGCGACTTCCTGGCCAACGTGGATACGACGACCACGCAGGTCCTGTACAAGCCTGTCTCACCCGAACGGCTCCACGATGTAATGGTTTCTGCATGGTCTGTCCATCATGCAGCCGTCTGAGGCGAATGGCCTGCTTGCCGCCGACACCCGGGAGGGCTATGGTCCTCCGAACGGGGATGCTCGTGGCAGTGCGGGCGGAGGAGTGGCATGCGAGTTCTGATCGCGGACGATCATCGGCTGATCATCGAGGGCGTGAAGCTGAAGCTTCGCGAGCTGGGTGATGCTGTCGAGTTCGTCGAGGCTGAAACGGTGGCGCAGCTGAAAGCGCATCTGGGGAAGACACCCCTGCCCGATATCGCGCTGATCGACATGGCCATGCCTGGCGCCGATGGCGTCGAACACATCAAGGATGCCGTGGCTGCACTCAAGGAGCCGGACGAAGACGGTATCGATCGCGCACGTCCGGTGATCGTGCTTTCGGGCACGGAAGATCCAGGCGCCATCCGCCACGTGCTGGATCTCGGCGTCCAGGGCTACATCCCGAAATCCTCACCCCCCGATGTCATCCTGAATGCGGTGCGCCTGGTCGTCGGCGGCGGTATCTACGTGCCGCCCGAGGCCATGAAAGCGGCCTCGAACACGCCCATGGTCCCCGCCTTCGCGACAGCGGGTGGCGATGGCCTGACCACCAAGGAGCGCCTGGCGACGGTGCTGACCGATCGCCAGATCGATGTCCTGAAGCTGCTCGCCAAGGGCCGGCCCAACAAGCTGATCGCCCGCGAACTGGGGATTAGCGAGGGCACGGTAAAGATCCATCTCGCGGCGATCTTCCGCGCCTTGCATGTGCGCAACCGCCTCGAGGCCCTGGTGGCCGCCCAACACCTTGGGGACTGAAACTTAGGACACGTTTTTGCCATGGCACCGGCGTAGGCTGGGCCGTGGCAGGCAGGGAGCGCCGGGGGACAGAACGTCACACGACGCGGGGCAGGCGCATGCGGGCAGGCAGTGCGGGCACGATCAGGGTGCGTCACCATGGCTGGCTGGCCACGATGCTGCTGGCGCTCCTCTGTAACGTCCCCTCGGCGGCTGGCGCCGCAGGAACCGACATCGACCCGAACGCGCCGCTCACCTTCGGCATCCTGCCCATCGGCGGGCC
This genomic interval carries:
- a CDS encoding LuxR C-terminal-related transcriptional regulator, whose translation is MRVLIADDHRLIIEGVKLKLRELGDAVEFVEAETVAQLKAHLGKTPLPDIALIDMAMPGADGVEHIKDAVAALKEPDEDGIDRARPVIVLSGTEDPGAIRHVLDLGVQGYIPKSSPPDVILNAVRLVVGGGIYVPPEAMKAASNTPMVPAFATAGGDGLTTKERLATVLTDRQIDVLKLLAKGRPNKLIARELGISEGTVKIHLAAIFRALHVRNRLEALVAAQHLGD
- a CDS encoding ATP-binding response regulator, whose protein sequence is MRDGSASWLEKVWRRTSLVQRLTCVALAPTAISAVLLVTLLTRHQMDTLHEMGRSTADAIAQQAATVSGEALRSEQRRELGRIAQSIVQLPQVSRVRITDRDGEILADRVNGAVEDDDNLTVSRDVLDPVSSRVVGSVTVDVSVEDAVAAQRASVHNALIWLSLSLLIAIMIGWSAARWMSAPLRNLAIAVRQLGLGDRTVVVPVTDDTEIGDLQRGFNGAASKLLHAQIGMEREIATATDELARKNAALEAASVAKARFLAAASHDLRQPLYALTLFSSGLAVDEFDPVRLNRIAHIQECVESLDHLFSELLDLSRLDTGAMKAVPRDVALDDVFEEVSVNFRMVAEQHDLRLVVRTTGAWVRTDRTMLARILNNLVSNALRYTRCGGVLVAARRRDDGKVRIDVWDTGLGIPREHVAHIFDEFYRIESGPEAGRPEGTRRGLGLGLSTVQRLAGLLGTEATVTSKPGKGSVFSIILPEVAANPLPEAPQAAAPEPGVPRDVAGMRVLVIDDEPSILAGISYLLGSWGCEVMTAEDAQQAMEAVHLWMQPPDLVISDLRLREGTGLDVLALLDRYYRRRPGDPPPFARVLITGETRSDFLANVDTTTTQVLYKPVSPERLHDVMVSAWSVHHAAV
- a CDS encoding nucleoside deaminase → MLYTQVHLTLPAWVHEFVDTTKTYEGDDAKVRLAIELSGRNVEAVSGGPFGAAVFDGNDRIVAVGVNRVVPHSCSVAHAEMMAYMLAQQRMQRFRLNEDGGHFTLATSSQPCCQCYGATVWAGVDTLLIGARASDVEELTTFDEGPLPADWVGELVRRGIAVRTDILRDEAREVLRHYGEIGAAY